A stretch of Deltaproteobacteria bacterium DNA encodes these proteins:
- a CDS encoding DUF1329 domain-containing protein — translation MFVRLVVFCLWWMLWLPVIHVWGQSRDNGTKTWKTVAELSPQERERLDFSTDAPRHAQFPYLPAEPYPFSPPYTAEELGLRSMEFPHQPRWSCVYADAGATIDQWGHLIVQSQTSGIVAYRGTQGLLEELYNTMPGQSFVTSLSQDTGPPEKRGNQSLFSRYRTDRSFSKKIDMFVYTPGLRRVRRQPQPRRGDRFPNQAFTFDDTFGRDAWEWSWRIIGTDVLHKTLRFPTTRKSITLTDATGALHDTAVSEVKLMGKDYPAYTADGGVPCYVVEARVRDEWLPGYYTPRILYWLDQHALYPLRVEEYDHEGKLIFIETRVAEHRNPALKERGYGMQLDLYWDLTTDLMTYSSHDGHQLRQWSDEDLRAYFKPDFLRREWFVSDVKSQAGIATPDEFFLRPELFERKFPEERKIELPPDLRVRIDAQEKAGRLVFTEEYAER, via the coding sequence ATGTTCGTGCGGTTAGTGGTCTTTTGCTTATGGTGGATGTTGTGGCTACCCGTTATTCACGTCTGGGGACAAAGCAGGGACAATGGAACCAAGACATGGAAAACCGTTGCCGAGCTGTCCCCGCAAGAGCGCGAGCGTCTCGACTTCTCGACCGACGCACCGCGTCATGCGCAGTTTCCGTATCTACCGGCGGAACCCTACCCGTTTTCTCCTCCCTATACGGCGGAAGAGCTCGGGCTTCGCTCCATGGAGTTCCCCCACCAGCCGCGCTGGTCGTGCGTCTATGCCGATGCTGGTGCCACGATCGATCAGTGGGGACATCTCATTGTACAAAGCCAAACCTCGGGCATCGTCGCTTATAGAGGCACCCAGGGGCTGTTGGAGGAATTGTACAACACCATGCCCGGCCAAAGCTTTGTGACCTCGCTTTCTCAAGACACCGGCCCTCCGGAAAAGCGCGGCAATCAATCGCTTTTTTCCCGCTACCGCACGGATCGTTCCTTCTCGAAAAAGATCGACATGTTCGTGTACACACCGGGGTTGCGCCGCGTTCGTCGCCAGCCGCAACCGCGCCGCGGCGACCGGTTCCCCAATCAAGCCTTTACCTTCGATGACACTTTCGGTCGCGATGCCTGGGAGTGGAGCTGGAGAATTATTGGCACGGATGTCCTGCACAAAACCCTCCGTTTCCCCACCACACGCAAATCCATTACCCTGACTGATGCCACCGGAGCGCTGCACGACACTGCGGTGAGCGAGGTGAAGCTGATGGGCAAGGACTACCCTGCTTATACGGCTGATGGCGGCGTCCCGTGTTATGTCGTGGAAGCGCGCGTGCGCGACGAATGGCTGCCGGGCTACTACACGCCGCGCATTCTCTATTGGCTGGATCAACATGCGCTCTATCCGCTGCGGGTCGAGGAATACGACCACGAGGGAAAATTAATCTTCATCGAAACCCGCGTTGCCGAGCATCGCAATCCCGCGCTGAAGGAGCGCGGTTATGGGATGCAGCTCGACCTGTACTGGGATCTGACCACCGACCTGATGACCTACTCCAGTCACGATGGCCACCAACTGCGGCAGTGGAGCGACGAAGATCTCAGGGCGTACTTCAAACCCGACTTTTTGCGGCGCGAGTGGTTCGTCAGCGATGTGAAGAGCCAGGCTGGCATCGCCACCCCAGATGAGTTTTTTCTCCGTCCCGAGCTATTTGAAAGGAAGTTTCCCGAGGAACGCAAGATTGAACTGCCGCCGGACTTGAGGGTGCGCATCGACGCGCAGGAGAAAGCCGGGCGGCTCGTTTTTACCGAGGAGTATGCGGAGCGATAA
- a CDS encoding Uma2 family endonuclease, translating to MPYAIGWEEIGMPLKLNVQAAHLSDAQFLQLCRENPELHIEMNARGELVIMPPTGMKTGFRNSTLNFLLAGWSKEDDTGISFDSSTMFTLPNGARRSPDASWIGRERWEVLTEEQQEGIGPFCPDFVVELRSPSDRLPVLQEKMQEYLDNGARLGWLIDPLEKRVHVYRPAHAVEVLDDPESLSGDPVLPGFVLPVREVW from the coding sequence ATGCCGTACGCAATTGGCTGGGAAGAAATTGGGATGCCATTAAAGCTAAATGTCCAGGCCGCGCATCTGTCAGATGCGCAGTTCCTACAACTGTGCCGCGAGAATCCCGAACTGCATATTGAGATGAATGCCAGAGGGGAGTTGGTGATTATGCCTCCGACGGGAATGAAAACCGGATTTCGCAACAGTACACTCAATTTCCTTTTGGCAGGATGGTCGAAGGAAGACGATACCGGAATCTCCTTCGATTCCTCGACAATGTTTACGCTTCCGAACGGTGCACGACGTTCACCCGATGCGTCCTGGATAGGACGCGAACGCTGGGAAGTGCTGACCGAAGAACAGCAAGAAGGCATTGGGCCGTTTTGTCCGGATTTTGTCGTCGAACTGCGTTCGCCCTCGGATCGGCTTCCGGTTTTACAGGAGAAGATGCAGGAATACCTCGACAACGGCGCACGATTAGGCTGGCTGATCGATCCGTTGGAAAAGCGCGTCCATGTGTATCGACCGGCTCACGCGGTCGAGGTTCTCGACGACCCTGAATCCCTGAGCGGCGATCCGGTACTGCCGGGGTTCGTGTTGCCGGTGCGGGAGGTGTGGTAG
- a CDS encoding thiamine pyrophosphate-binding protein — MPRGADGVVQALKEAGVDTIFGIPSIHNIGLYDVLRREPSIRHIQCRHEAAATHMADGYARAGGRLGVIVSSTGPGAGFTLSSMQEAWGSCSPVLMITTDIDAAKIGKGLGVLHELEEQGSLFRTVTKATFCVRPGDDFRATTKKAIELALSGRPGPVCIQAPTDLLAGEVTASSATAEATASSAPPLPARLDEAVALLRRAKQPLIILGTDAAREQVSADLTALAEAICAPVIVSTAAKGVVAEDHPLTFGNLARRMAVKDLVPQCDVALAIGTRLREVDGKRRGLVLPEQLIHVDWDERWIGKNFPTAVPLVGDVRAITKELRRQLEGGEPYSGARQQRVAEWRTQSDTERARLQQELIEVRYLDAIRACLPRDSTLVLDNAQLAYWAEYFYPSYQANGVIGAKGSGLLGFSFPGAIGAKVARPEKPVVGIIGDGGFLYTSQELATCVRHKIGFPMIVVNDNAYGVIGYLQRTAYQEEYEARLTNPDFVAFANAFGVRATRVRTPDELGATLEKALASGEMHLIELQTTIAAPPFGKY, encoded by the coding sequence ATGCCGCGTGGAGCAGACGGAGTCGTACAGGCGCTCAAAGAGGCCGGAGTCGATACGATCTTTGGAATTCCCAGCATTCACAACATCGGTTTGTATGACGTGCTGCGTCGCGAACCGTCTATCCGCCACATCCAGTGCCGTCACGAAGCGGCGGCGACGCATATGGCCGACGGGTATGCTCGCGCCGGTGGACGACTCGGTGTCATCGTTTCTTCGACTGGCCCCGGAGCCGGGTTTACGCTCTCCTCGATGCAAGAAGCCTGGGGCAGTTGCTCGCCGGTGCTGATGATTACAACGGATATCGACGCTGCCAAAATTGGCAAAGGACTTGGTGTCCTCCACGAACTGGAAGAACAGGGCTCGTTGTTCCGCACGGTGACGAAAGCGACCTTCTGTGTCCGCCCCGGCGACGATTTTCGCGCAACAACCAAGAAAGCCATCGAGCTGGCTTTGAGTGGACGTCCGGGTCCGGTATGCATCCAAGCGCCAACGGATCTTTTGGCCGGAGAAGTGACCGCCTCTTCGGCGACCGCAGAGGCGACAGCCTCATCGGCTCCGCCGTTGCCAGCGCGGCTCGACGAGGCCGTGGCTTTGCTGCGGCGCGCGAAACAGCCGCTCATCATTCTTGGCACCGACGCTGCTCGCGAGCAGGTGTCGGCGGACCTGACCGCCCTTGCCGAGGCCATCTGCGCGCCGGTTATCGTGAGCACGGCGGCAAAAGGCGTGGTCGCGGAAGATCATCCCCTGACGTTTGGCAACCTTGCGCGCCGCATGGCGGTGAAAGATCTCGTGCCGCAGTGCGATGTCGCGTTGGCCATTGGCACCCGGCTGCGCGAAGTGGATGGGAAGCGGCGTGGTTTGGTGTTGCCCGAGCAACTGATCCACGTCGATTGGGACGAACGTTGGATTGGGAAAAACTTTCCTACGGCGGTCCCGCTGGTCGGCGATGTCCGTGCGATCACCAAAGAACTCCGGCGGCAGCTCGAAGGCGGCGAGCCGTACTCAGGCGCTCGACAGCAGCGGGTCGCGGAATGGCGCACCCAGTCGGATACGGAACGAGCGCGCCTCCAGCAAGAATTAATCGAAGTGCGCTATCTCGATGCCATTCGTGCGTGTCTGCCGCGAGACAGCACGCTCGTGCTCGATAACGCACAACTTGCCTATTGGGCGGAGTATTTTTACCCTTCGTACCAAGCGAATGGCGTCATCGGTGCCAAAGGGTCGGGCTTACTCGGCTTCAGTTTTCCCGGGGCGATCGGCGCAAAGGTCGCCCGTCCGGAGAAGCCGGTCGTCGGCATTATCGGCGACGGCGGTTTTTTGTACACTTCGCAAGAGTTGGCGACCTGCGTGCGTCACAAGATCGGGTTCCCCATGATCGTGGTGAACGACAATGCCTATGGTGTGATTGGCTATCTCCAACGCACCGCCTACCAAGAAGAGTACGAGGCGCGACTCACGAATCCGGACTTTGTGGCCTTTGCCAATGCCTTTGGCGTGCGAGCGACTCGCGTACGAACGCCCGACGAACTGGGAGCCACGCTGGAAAAAGCCCTGGCCTCTGGGGAGATGCATCTGATTGAGTTGCAAACGACCATCGCCGCGCCGCCGTTTGGGAAGTACTAG
- a CDS encoding FAD-binding oxidoreductase — MSDRRLSIWGWGYEDQQPTLDQRKATAQAIAASLNRSDVELDPEPKVEELELRAPRLVPPASLAAICSSSTYDRAAHSYGKAMPDLIRAYRRQFPNPPDVVAFPRTEADIVSLLDWCSSVNAFAIPFGGGSSVTGGVEPPADGSQRASVSIDLRYLNKVLEIDRTSRAARIQAGVYGPALEDQLRPHGYTLRHYPQSFEVSSLGGWIATRSGGHFASLYTHIDDFVESLRVVTPRGTLESRRLPGSGAGPSPDRMFIGSEGILGIITEAWMRLQDRPVYRASAGVRFEKFASAVTAVRIMSQSGLYPTNCRLLDPMEVKRNKVGDGTGTMVMLGFESADHPLDAWMNRALECCRDHGGATPNGVIIKGGGETAGREGSVGDWRDAFIRMPYQSISMAAMGAIFDTVESSITWERFDAFYAGVMDATRKALDDICGGGILSCRFTHIYPDGPAPYFTFLGLGKRGGELEQWKALKSAACDVVIRLGGTITHHHSVGRIHRPWYDKQRPDLFAAALRAAKSALDPQGMLNPGVLIDP, encoded by the coding sequence ATGTCAGACCGCCGCCTCTCGATTTGGGGATGGGGATACGAGGATCAACAACCGACGCTCGATCAGCGCAAAGCCACCGCGCAGGCGATTGCCGCCAGCCTCAATCGCTCGGATGTCGAGTTAGATCCCGAGCCAAAGGTTGAAGAGCTGGAATTGCGGGCACCGCGCCTCGTTCCGCCGGCGTCGCTAGCCGCAATCTGCTCCAGCTCGACGTATGATCGCGCCGCGCATTCCTACGGTAAAGCGATGCCGGATCTGATTCGCGCCTATCGCCGTCAGTTTCCCAATCCCCCAGATGTCGTCGCTTTTCCGCGCACGGAAGCGGATATCGTTTCCCTGCTCGATTGGTGTAGCTCGGTCAACGCCTTTGCTATTCCCTTTGGCGGTGGATCAAGCGTGACCGGGGGTGTGGAGCCACCGGCAGATGGTTCGCAGCGTGCGTCTGTCTCCATCGATCTTCGTTACTTAAATAAGGTCTTAGAGATCGACCGCACCTCACGTGCCGCCCGCATTCAAGCTGGTGTCTATGGTCCGGCGCTGGAAGATCAGCTCCGGCCTCATGGCTACACCTTGAGGCATTATCCCCAGTCCTTCGAGGTGTCCAGTTTAGGTGGATGGATTGCCACCCGATCAGGCGGACACTTCGCTTCACTGTACACGCATATCGACGATTTTGTTGAGTCGCTGCGCGTAGTGACGCCACGCGGCACGTTGGAGAGTCGCCGTCTTCCCGGCTCTGGCGCCGGCCCGAGCCCGGACCGCATGTTCATCGGCTCGGAAGGAATTTTGGGAATCATCACCGAAGCCTGGATGCGCTTGCAAGATCGCCCGGTGTATCGTGCCTCGGCTGGCGTGCGCTTCGAGAAGTTCGCGTCTGCTGTGACTGCCGTGCGCATCATGAGCCAATCCGGACTCTACCCCACGAATTGCCGCTTGCTCGACCCGATGGAGGTCAAGCGCAATAAAGTCGGCGACGGGACCGGCACCATGGTGATGTTGGGGTTCGAGTCGGCGGATCATCCTTTGGACGCTTGGATGAATCGGGCTTTGGAATGTTGCCGCGACCACGGCGGGGCCACACCGAATGGAGTAATAATTAAAGGCGGCGGCGAAACCGCAGGGCGTGAAGGCTCGGTGGGCGATTGGCGCGATGCCTTCATCCGCATGCCCTATCAGTCCATCTCCATGGCAGCCATGGGCGCAATCTTCGACACCGTGGAAAGCTCGATTACGTGGGAGCGATTCGACGCCTTCTACGCCGGGGTGATGGATGCAACGCGGAAGGCCTTGGATGACATTTGCGGAGGCGGCATTCTGTCGTGTCGCTTCACGCATATCTACCCCGATGGTCCTGCGCCGTACTTTACGTTCCTCGGGTTAGGCAAGCGTGGTGGCGAGCTAGAGCAATGGAAAGCGCTCAAATCCGCAGCCTGCGACGTCGTGATTCGTTTGGGCGGCACCATTACCCACCATCACTCGGTCGGGCGGATTCATAGGCCTTGGTACGATAAACAGCGGCCTGACCTGTTCGCTGCTGCCTTACGCGCCGCGAAATCGGCGCTTGACCCCCAGGGAATGCTGAACCCTGGCGTGTTGATCGACCCATGA